One region of Diabrotica undecimpunctata isolate CICGRU chromosome 6, icDiaUnde3, whole genome shotgun sequence genomic DNA includes:
- the LOC140444625 gene encoding protein FAM200B-like, whose product MSVPKKKCQQYSTEYLKYGFIELPGNKNLPLCLICAKSLSNESMKPPRLMDHLKRIHPEKSDRPVQYFAKLKAKYERRVTVGSLIAKATKKNDKDLLASYKVSFLIAKSGKPHTIGGELILPAVKEIVDTMLGPSQASQIKYELFHKSHTLKSTTISLIKSKNYYSDQKNQQLE is encoded by the exons ATGTCAGTACCTAAAAAAAAGTGCCAGCAGTACTCAACGGAGTATTTGAAATATGGATTCATTGAATTGCCAGGAAATAAGAATCTACCATTGTGTCTTATTTGTGCAAAATCTTTGTCAAACGAATCCATGAAGCCGCCTCGTCTTATGGATCACTTGAAGAGGATTCATCCAGAGAAGTCAGACAGACCCGTCCAATATTTTGCG AAGCTCAAGGCAAAGTATGAAAGGCGAGTTACTGTTGGGTCATTGATTGCAAAAGCTACCAAGAAAAACGACAAGGATTTACTTGCTTCCTACAAGGTATCATTCTTAATAGCAAAAAGTGGCAAGCCGCACACAATTGGAGGAGAACTCATCCTCCCAGCTGTCAAAGAGATAGTTGATACTATGTTGGGACCCAGTCAGGCCAGCCAA atcaAATATGAACTATTTCACAAATCACATACGCTAAAAAGCACTACCATTAGCCTAATTAAGTCGAAAAATTATTATAGTGATCAAAAGAATCAGCAACTTGAATGA